GGTGCTAATGACTGAACCACAGATCGACTGCGTGGCGCTGATGCGGGACATCCGCGACAGGTTGAACGACGAGGTCGCGGGGCTGACACCCGAGCAGCGCCGGGAATACATCCGGCGCTCCGCGGAGAGGGTGCGGCGGGAGCTGCCGCTGCCGGACTATCCGGCCGGGGTCGAAGGCCGACTGAAGCGGGCGGCCCTTTGACGCTCCCCCCACTACCCGCCATGGTCCGGCCCCCCGCGCCGCGCCTGGTGCAGATCGGCGGATTGGGCTGATGCCGGCGCTCTCGTCCGACGTGCGCGTCACCATCGACGAGTACCTGGACGGGATCGAACTCGCGATGGAGTTCCGCGAGTACGTGGATGGATGCATACGGACTGTCGCTCCCACCACCCTCGAGCACGCGCTCCTGGTGACCAGCATTGGGACCGTCCTGAACGGCGCGGCGAGGCGGGAAGGATGCCAGATCCTTCGTCGCGGGATGTTGATCGGAGCGGCCGGCGGGGACGTATTCTCCCCTGACGTGATGGCGTACTGCGGGGAACCTCGAGTGGCGCGTCATGATGGTGGCACCGATCTGCTCCTGAACCCGGTTCTGCTGGTCGAGATCGTTTCGCCGGAGAGCGAAGGGTACGAGCGCGGCAGGAAGTGGCAGGGCTATCGCAGCATCCCGTCGCTGCAGGAGTACCTGCTGGTGGCAGAGGAGGAGCCGCGGGTGGAGCGCTTCACGCGCCACGGAGAGCATTTCTGGCTGTATGGCGAGACGACGGGCCTGGACGGCGAGATCCAGCTGGAATCGTTGAACGTTACGCTGAAGCTGGCCGACATCTACGACGGCGTGCTTCCGGCAGATTCGGGAAGAGAAGAGTGATGGCAGACGAAAACACGCAGGTAATCGCGCAGGCCGAAGACCAGGCGCCCGAGGCGGCGGTGCAGGAAGCCGCCCCCGACCGCGAGGCGATGACGGCCGAAAAGCCGGCGCTGAGCGACGAGGAGCGGCTGCAGGGGCTGGAGCCCGAGAAGCTGCGCAAGATGATGTACGACATGCTGCTGGCGCGCCGCTTCGAGGAGAAGGTTGCCGAGGCGTACGCGCTGGGCAAGATCGGCGGCTTCTGCCACCTGTACATCGGCCAGGAAGCCGTCGCGGTCGGCGCCATCCACGCGCAGACGCCCGAAGACTACGTGATGACGGCCTATCGCGAGCACGTGCACGCGCTGCAGTGCGGCGTTACCCCCGGCGCCGTGATGGCCGAGCTGTACGGCCGCGCCGACGGCTGCAGCAAGGGCAAGGGCGGCAGCATGCACATGTTCGACGCCGAAAAGAACTACCTGGGCGGCCACGGCATCGTGGGCGGCCAGATTCCGCTGGCGCTGGGCGTGGCGTGGAAGATCAAGTACCGCCAGGAAGAGCGGGTCATCCAGGTGTACTGCGGCGAGGCGGCGGTGAACCAGGGCGCGTTCCACGAGTCGCTGAACATGGCGGCGCTGTGGAAGGTGCCCATGATCCTGATCGTCGAGAACAACCGCTTCGGCATGGGGACGGCCTGGGAGCGCGCGTCGTCGCTGTACGACATCTACCAGAAGGCCACAGCCTACGCGATGCCGTCGGCCGTGGCGGACGGCATGGACGTGCTCGACATGTACCGCGTCACCAAGGAGGCCGTGGACCGCGCCCGCGCCGGCGGCGGCCCCACGCTGATCGAGGCGCGCACCTACCGCTTCGTGGGCCACTCCATGTCCGACCCCGTCTCCGGCGTGTACCGGACGAAGGAGGACGTGGAGAAGGAAAAGGGGAACGACCCCATCCGCATCTTCGCCGACCTGCTGGCGCGCCAGAACATCCTGAGCCAGGAAGAGCTGGAGCAGATGGACGAAGAGGTGAAGCGCGTCTCGGAAGAGTCCGCCGACTTCGCCGAAAAGTCGCCGGAGCCCGCCGTGGACGAGCTCTACACCGAGATCTACGCAACCGAGGACGTCAACGGACGCCTCTACTTCGACGGGAGGCGGTAAGGGCAGTGCCAAGTACCCAGTCCCAAGTACCAAGTGGACGGAAGCCGATCTCGCGCTTTGAGGATCTCGTGGTCTGGCAGAAGGCGAAGGGCCTGTCCGTGCACGTGTATCGAGTGACGGCCAGCGGCCCGTTCGCCAGGGACTTGGGGTTGCGTACTCAGATTCAGCGCGCGGCCGTGTCGGTGATGTCGAACATCGCCGAGGGCTTCGACCGGAATAGCAGGGCGGAGTTCGCCCGGTTCCTCGCCATTGCGCGCGGATCTGCAGGAGAGGTCCGCAGCCAGGTTTATCTGGCCAGCGAGTTGGGCTACATCGACGAAGCAACCTCCCGCGCACTGCTGCGGGAGTGCATCGAGATCACCAGAATGCTGGTGGGGCTTCGGAAGCGGCTGGGAGCCTAATCCATGATGGCACTTGGTACTTGGCACTCGGCACCTACTGCACTCAACCTGGGGTAAAGGTCGGATGGCTGTTATTACGTATCGTGAGGCCCTGAACCAGGCTCTCGCCGAGGAGATGGCGCGCGATCCGGACGTGTTCCTGATGGGCGAGGAAGTGGGCGTGTACAACGGCGCCTACAAGGTTTCCAAGGGGCTGCTGGAAAAGTTCGGCGAGATGCGCGTGGTCGACACGCCCATCACCGAGCTGGGCTTCGCGGGGCTGGGCGTGGGCGCGGCCATGACGGGCGTGCGCCCCGTGATCGAGTTCATGACCTGGAACTTCGCCATCCTGGCGTTCGACCAGATCTTCAACTCGGCCGCCAAGATGCGCTCCATGAGCGGCGGCCAGTTCAAGATGCCCATCACCTTCCGCGGCCCCACCGGCGCCGCGCTCCAGCTGGCCGCGCAGCACTCGCAGGCGCTGGAGAGCCAGGTGGCGCATTACCCGGGTGTGAAGGTGGTCGTCCCCGGCACCCCGGCCGATGCCAAGGGGCTGCTGAAGGCCGCCATCCGCGACGACGACCCGGTGTGCGTCTTCGAGGGCGAAATGCTGTACAACCTCAAGGGCGAGGTGCCCGAGGACGACGACTTCATCATCCCGCTGGGCGTGGCCGACCTGAAGCGCCAGGGGAGCGACGTGTCGATCATCACGCACGGCAAGATGATCCACGTGGCGCTGCAGGCGGCCGCGCAGCTGGAAAAGAACGGCATCGACGCCGAGGTGCTGGACCTGCGCAGCCTTCGCCCGCTGGACACCGACGCCATCCTGGCCACCGTCGCCAAGACCAACCGCGTGGTGCTGCTGGAAGAGGGCTGGGCCTTCGGCGGCATCACGGCCACCATCGCCGCGCTGATCCAGGAAGAGGCGTTCGACCACCTGGACGCCCCGGTGCTGCGCGTCACGCAGGCCGACGTGCCCATGCCGTACGCCAAGGCCATGGAACGCGCCGCCAAGCCCAGCGTCGAGATGGTGATCCAGAAGGTGAACCAGGTTCTCTACAGATAAGTGCGTGAGTGCGTGAGTGCGTGAGTGCGGAAGTCCCTTCCCCTCGCGCACTGACGCACCAACGCACTCACGCACTTCTCCGAGACGACGATGGCGACGAAAGTCTACATGGAGGCGCTCTCCCCCACGATGGAAGAGGGGCGCCTGATCAGCTGGCTGAAGAACGAGGGCGACGACGTCAAGGAAGGCGACGTCCTGGCCGAGGTCGAGACCGACAAGGCCACCATGGAGCTGGTGGCCCGAGGCTCGGGCGTGCTTCGCAAGCGCCTGATCGGCGACGGCGAAACCTCGCCGGTCGGCACCATGATCGCCGTGATCGCCGGGGCCGACGAGGACGTCTCCAGCCTCACGGGCGGGGCCGACGCCAAGCCGTCGCCGGCTCCGGCGGCCGCCACAGGCGAGGCCAGCCCTCCGGCTGCGTCCCAAGCGGGCTCGGCGGCGCAGGATGAGGCCGGAGCACCGCAGGCCGATGCGTCGCCCACCCCCACGTCCGACGCCAAGCCACAGGCAACGTCCGCCGAGGCGCAGCCCTCCACCGTCTCCGCCGAGGGCGGGGCGGACGGCGGGCGGGTAAAGGCCTCGCCTCTGGCCCGCAAGTTGGCCGCAGAGGCGGGGATGCAGATTGGCGCCGTGCAGGGCAGCGGGCCGGGCGGGCGCATCGTCAAGCGCGACATCGAGGAGGCCGTCGCCCGCGGCGGCACCCCGGCGGCGGCCGCCGCGCCAGCTGCCCCGGCCGAAGCCGCGCAGCCGCAGGTCCCTGCGCCCGCGCCCGTGCCGGTGTCGACGGACGCGCGCTTCCGTGCGCACCCGCTCACGCAGATGCGCAAGACCATCGCGCGTCGCCTGGCGCAGTCCATCGGCCCCGTTCCCACCTTCTACCTCACCATCGAGGTGGACATGGGCCAAGCGATGTCCCTGCGGGGCCGCATCAACGAGCGCTTTGCCAAGGAGGGCGTCAAGACCAGCCCCAACGACCTGGTGATCAAGGCCGTCGCCGTCGCGTTGCGCAGGCACCCGTTCGTGAACGCGGCGTGGACGGGCGACGCCATCCACCTCTTCGAGCAGGTGCACATCGGCGTGGCCGTGGCCATCGACGAGGGGCTGATCACGCCGGTGATCCGCGACGCCGACCTCAAGGGCATCTCCGACATCTCGCGCGAGGTCAAGGAGCTGGCTGGCCGGGCGCGGGAAAAGAAGCTGAAGCCCGAGGAGTTCACGGGAAGCACCTTCAGCATCAGCAACCTGGGGATGTTCGGCATCGAGGAGTTCACCGCGATCATCAACCCGCCCGAGGCGGCGATCCTGGCCGTGGGCGCCATCACCCCCAAGGTGGTGGTGGACGACGACGGGAACATGGCCATCCGCCAGCGGATGCGCGTCACCCTCTCCTGTGACCACCGGGTGATCGACGGTGCAACGGGTGCGGCGTTCCTGCAGACGCTGAAGCAGTACCTGGAAGACCCGATGCTGATGATCGCCTGACGACGATCCGTCTCCATCGATTCGACGGGCCCGGCCGGGATTCTCTCGGCCGGGCCTTTTTCCGCGCGGGGGCTGGCGCGGCGCGGCGTTCTCCGCAATGATACGCAGGCTGATCGCTCCGACGCGGGTTCCGCGTTCCGCTCACGTACCGCAAACGAGTTCCATGCGCATTTACGCCCTTGCCCTGCTGCTGCTCGCCGCGCCCGCCGCCGCGCAGCAGCCGCGCCAGCTAACCGCCCAGGACTACGCCCGTGCCGAGCGGTTCCTGGGCGCCAACACCGCGCCGCTGGTCAGCGGCATCGCCGCCCGCCCCACGTGGCTGGAGGACGGGCGGTTCTGGTACCGCGCTACCACCCCGGGGGGCAGCGCCTTCTTCGTGGTAGACCCGGCGCGGCGCACCCGCGAGGCGCTGTTCGACCCCACGCGCCTTGCGTCGGCGCTGGCCGCCGTCTCCGGCCGCCCCGTGCAGGCAGGCCAGATCCCCCCGTTCGAGCTGGCGAAGGACAGCCGCTCCATCACGGTGCGCGCGCAGAACCGCCAGTGGAGCTGCGACCTGCAGGCGTACACCTGCGCCCCGGCCGACTCGTCGGCGGCGGCGCCCGGCGCGCCGGAGAACTCCAGCGTTTCGCCCGACGGGCGCTGGGCGGTGTTCATCCGCGATTTCAACCTGTGGGCGAAGGAGCTGTCCACCGGCGCCGAGACGCAGCTGACCCGCGACGGCACCCGGGAGTTCGGCTACGCCACCAACAACGCCGGCTGGACGCACGGCGACGACCCGGTGCTCACCTGGTCGCCCGACTCGCGGCAGATCGCCACCTTCCAGCACGACGCCCGCGGCACCTCCGACATGTACCTGGTGTCGACCAACGTGGGCGAGCCGCGGCTGGAAGCATGGAAGTACCCGCTTCCGGGCGACAGCGTGATCTTCCGCATCCATCGCGTGATCATCGGCAGGGGGGCGGACGGGCGGCCGCAGGTGGTGCGGCTGAACATGCCGGCCGATGCGCACCGCTCCACCGTGTCGGACCACGTGCAGTGCGGCGGCGGCACCCTCTGCGACGTGCAGTGGTATCCCGACGGCTCGCACGTGGCCTTCGTTTCCAGCTCGCGCGACCACAAGACGGCCTGGTTCCGCGTGGCCAACGCGCGCACGGGCGAGGTGCGCACCCTGTTCGAGGAGCGCAGCAACACGCAGGTGGGCGACGCGGCGTTCACGGAGAACCTGTGGCGCGTGCTCCCCGGCTCCAACGAGCTGATCTGGTGGTCGCAGCGCGACAACTGGACGCATCTCTATCTCTACGACCTGGCGACCGGGCGGCTGAAGAACCGCATCACCACCGGCGAGGGGAACGTCGTCGACATCGTGCGGGTGGATGAGCGGACGCGCACCATCTACTTCATGGGCCAGGGCAGGGAGCAGGGGCGCGACCCGTACTTCCAGCACCTGTACCGCGTGGGCTTCGACGGCCGCGGGCTGCGGCTGCTGACGCCGGAGAACGCCAACCACACCGTCTCCCTCTCGCCGGACGGCCGGTACGTCGTCGACACCTACTCCACCCCCGACACGCCGCCGGTCACCGTGCTGCGCGACATGACGGGACGGGTGCTGCAGACGCTGGAACGCGCCGACATCTCGCGCCTGCTGGCGACGGGGTGGCGTCCGCCCACGCCCATCCGCATGAAGGGGCGCGACGGCACCACGGACATCTACGGGCTGATGTACACGCCGTCCAATCTGGATTCCACGCGGACGTACCCCATCGTCAACCACATCTACCCGGGTCCGCAGTCGGGAAGCGTGGGCAGCCGCAGCTTCTCGCCCGCCCGCGGCGACAGCCACGCGCTGGCCGAGCTGGGGTTCATCGTCGTGCAGATCGACGGCATGGGCACGCCGGGCCGCTCCAAGGCGTTCGCCGACGCGTACTACGGCCGCATGGGCGACAACACGCTGCCGGACCAGATCGCCGGGATGCGTGAGCTGGCGCGGCGCCATCGCTTCATCGACATCGACCGGGTGGGCATCTGGGGCCACTCGGGCGGCGGGTTCGCCACGGCGGCGGCCATGTTCCGGCACCCCGACTTCTTCGACGTGGGCGTGTCGCAGTCGGGCAATCACGACAACCGCAACTACGAGGACGACTGGGGCGAGCGGTACCACGCGATGCTGGTGAAGAACGGCGAGACGGACAACTACGCCCAGGAGGCCAACCAGACGCACGCCGCCAACCTGCGCGGCAGGCTGCTGCTGGCCCACGGCGGCATGGACGACAACGTGCCGCCCTACAACACCCTGCTGGTGGCCGACGCGCTGATCAAGGCGGGCAAGGACTTCGACCTGCTGGTCTTCCCCAACGCGCGCCACGGCTACGGCGCCGACAACAACTACATGATGCGGCGCCGCTGGGACTACTTCGTCCGGCACCTGATGGGCGCCGAGCCGCCCCGCGACTACCAGATCGGCCGGCCGCGCCCCGCGTCCGACTAGTCTCGGAACATCCACCGGCGCGCGTCCAACCCCTCGCGCGCCGCTCGAGAAGGCCCGGCCGAAACCCGGCCGGGCCTTCGTCCGTTCCATCTCTCTGGATGGGCGGTGGGGGCCGCCCTATCTTCGCTGTACCTCCATCCCCCCGCCGGTCCCCTCGCCCGGAGCCCCTGGCATGTACCTGTTCCTCTACAACGTGGCCGGCATCGCCATGCTCGGCTGGCTGCTGCTGATCGTGCTTCCCTCGTGGCGGGTGACGCGGTGGATCGCGGAGCGGTCCATCTTTCCCGTCTTCCTGTCCGTGCTGTACCTGGCGGGAATCCTTCCCCTGGTGGCGCAGCTGGGCCCCGGCATCATGCGGGATTTCGGCAGCGCGGAGGGTGTCATCCGGCTGCTGGCCAACCCCGACGTGGCGCTGGTCGCGTGGATCCACATCCTGGCCTTCGACCAGGCGGTGGCGCTGATGATCTACCGCGACAACATGGCCGACCGACAGCTGCCGTTGCCCGTGCAGTCGATCGTGCTGGTGTTCACGCTGATGTTCGGCCCCCTGGGCTACGTGGGCTACCTGGCGCTTCGCCGGCTAAGCCGCGGCCGTCGCGAGGCCCTGGCCCAGCCGGCGGAAACGGAGCTGGCCGTGGGAATCGTCTCCGCGGAGCGCGGGCTGGCGGCCGCGGGGCGGGAGGCGTTCGGCCGGGTGATGGCCGTCTACCGGCGCGAGCGGGTGCTGAGCGCGCTGGGCGTGCTGGGAATCGTCCTGGGGCTGGGGTGCGCGGCGGCCATCGGTATTCGCGGGGGCGAGTTCGTGGCGCCGGAGGGTCACCTGCAAAAGGCGATGACGTTCGACATCGCCGTCGGCATCTACCTGCTCACCCTGGTGCTGTGCCTGCCGCTGGCCCGCTTTTCCCCGCGCGGGCTGGCCACCTGGCGCGGGTTCAGCGTGGTGCTGACGCTGTACGCATACCTCGTCGAAACCGTGCAGATCGCCCGTGGGCTGGACCCGCGCTTCAGCAAGGTGGCTCCGGTGCGGGACCAGATCCTGGGCGGCGTGTTCTTTCTCACCGCGCTGGGGATGATCGTGCTGTTCGCGGTGCTGGCGTGGAAGATCCTGCGGCGGCGGATGGACGGCGCCGACGCGCCGCTGCTGCTGGCCCTTCGCTACGGCGCCGCGTCCACCTTCGCCGCGTTCGCCGCCGGGCTGTGGATGAGCGCCGTCCAGGGATCGCGCGCCGGGTCCGGGGCCAGCATCCTGCCGCTGCACGCGGCGGGCTTCCACGGCCTGCAGGCGCTGCCGCTGGTCGCCATCCTGCTCACCTGGGCCGCCGTGGGCGCGGCGCGGGCGCGTCCGTGGATCCACGCGGCGGGGATCGCCTGGCTCGCGGCCGTGGCCGCCATCGCCTGGCAGACGGTGCAGGGCCGTGCCATCCTGGACGCCTCGCCCGCCATGGCGCTGGCCGCCGGATCGCTGCTGGCCTGGGTGTTAGTCGCCGCGCTCGCCGCGCGCACCTGGCTGCACGCGGGCTCGCGGCAGGCGCGTGCCATGCGTCCCGCGGCGGCCTGAGCGCGGACGAAGGAGACGTGGGATCCGCTCCGACCGGGTGTAGAACGCAAATCTGGACGGAGGCGTGGGGCGTGCTTAGATTGGAAGATGCGTCGTACGAGCACGTCTCTGCGGCTCACACGGGGACGAAACCATGAAGGGCCTCGGTATGCGAGAGTACACGAAGCACCTCGTCCGTGGCTTTGGACGGGTGATCGACATTCGCGGCGGCACCGCCCGGTACAGCCGGCGCTGGGCGCGTCTGCCTTCGGACAGCGCGGCGCTCGCATCGGATTGGAACGCCGTCTGGAGCGATCTTGGGCGTGCGTTTCAACAGGTGAGACAGCGGGAAGATGGCCGATAGCCGGAAGAAAGGCCGGGGGAGCGAGGCACGGCACCCGATCCCACAGGAGCAGGAACGAAACGTAGAGGGGCGCGGCAACGAGTCGCGCCCCTCTTCAGTGACGATGAGCACTCAGGGGCTTGTGAGCAGGGGCACGCGAACCGGTCCGAACCCCCCGCCACAGCCGGTAGTCCACGAATGTGGACTTCGTGTGGTCGTTGCCGCGAATTCATTCGCCCCAGCGGTGTCGGCGTTCATCCTGGGCCGGTCGAAGGCCGATCAGCAGCAGTAAGGGCCGGGTGCGAGTCTTCGGCCCGGGCGCGGCTGAGCGCGAAAGTCGACGAACTCCTTTCGCACAGGCCGTAGCGCCGTAGATTCACGCTCGTGCCGCAGGTCCACGCCCGGGCTGCCGGTCCGGCGATCCATCCCCCAGACTTCCAACCATCCGATGATCATGATGCAGCGTGGGGCAGCCGGTATCGCGGCGGCGTGCCTGATGGCGGCCTGTGCCCCCCCGTCCGCCGGCGGCCTGCAGATGCAGCCCGGGACGGCGCCCCCCATCCGCGTGGGCCAGACGGTGCAGGGCAGCCTGGCCGATACCAATCCCGCCGGGCTGGAGCGCGGACGGTTCGATGCGTACCGGTTCGACGCCACAGCCGGGCAGCAGCTGGTGGCCACCATGGAGTCCGACACCTTCGACACGTACCTCACCCTGGGCCGGCTGTACGGCCCGGTGATGGACGTGGTGGACTCCGACGATGATGGGGGCAGCGGCGGTGACGGCACCAACTCCCGTATGCGCTTTACCGTTCCCGCCACCGGCGCGTACGTGCTGATCGCCCAGTCGTTCACCGAGGAGGGCCGCGGGGCATACACGCTGTCGCTGGCCCAGGCGCCCGTGCCGACCACCGGGGCGTCGCAGGCCATCACCCCGGGGCAGCCCGTCACGGGCCAGATTGCCGCCACCGACAACGTCTCGGACGAGGACGACGCTTTCTACGACGCCTACACCTTCACCGGGCGCGCCGGGCAGCGCATCGCCATCACCCTGGAGTCCGGCGACTTCGACACCTTCCTGCGGGTGGGGCGCATGGAGGGGGCGAACTTCGAGGAGCTGGAAAGCGACGACGACGGGGCGGGCGGCGAGGGCACCAACTCCATGCTGCGCATGACGCTGGAGGAAGATGGCCAGTACGTGATCCGCGTCAGCCCCCTGGGCGAGGGCACCGGCGCGTACACGCTTCGGCTGGAGGAGCGGGCCGCGGTCCGCGGTCCGCAGCCCGCGCAGCCGCTGCAGGCCGGGGTTCGCGCACAGGGCGTGCTGGACGAAGACGACGCCGTGCTGGAGGCCGACAACTCGTACTACGACCTGTGGTCGTACCAGGGTCGCGAAGGCGAGGCGCTGAAGATCCAGATGATGTCGGACGACTTCGACACCTACGTGGCGATCGGCCGGATGGTGAACGGCACGTGGGAGGAGGTCGCTTCGATGGACGACGGCGGCGAAGGCACCAACACGCTGCTGGAGGTGACGCTTCCCGCCACGGGCGAGTACGTGATCCGCGCCAACTCCTTCGGCGCCGAGGAAACGGGCGACTACACGCTGCTGGTCGAGACCTCCCGCAGCCGCTGATCGACAAAAAGCAGCCTCACGCAGAGACGCAGGGAAAAGAAGAGAAAGAGGAGGAGAGCCGGGGTCGTGGTCTCCTCCTCTTTCTCTCGCTTCCTTTCTCTCTCTGCGGCTCGGCGTCTCTGCGTGCGGCCCTTCTTTCGGATACTTTCACTCCCGACCCGCCATGGACCGCTCACTCGTTCGCGCCAGCAAGTTCCTGAGCCTGGTGCTGCGCCACCGGCCGGAGGAGGTAGGGATCGACCTGGACGAAGCGGGGTGGGTGGACGTCGACGTGCTCCTGGACGCGTGCGCCCGAGCCGGCGTGACCCTGGATCGGCCCATGCTGGACCGCGTGGTGGCGGAGAACGACAAGCAGCGGTTCGCGTTCAGCGACGACGGCCAGCGGATCCGCGCCAGCCAGGGCCACTCCGTTCGCGTAGAGCTGGGGCTGCAGCCGCAAACGCCGCCCGAGGTGCTGTACCACGGCACCGCGTCGAAATCGGTGGAAGCGATCCGCCGCGAGGGGCTGCGGCCCGGGCGCCGCACGCACGTGCACCTGTCGCTGGACGAGCGGACGGCGGAGGCGGTCGGCGGGAGGCACGGCAGGCCGGTGGTGCTGCGGGTGAAGGCGGGGCGCATGCACGCGGCGGGGCACGCCTTCTACCAATCGGAGAACGGCGTCTGGCTGGCTGATGCGGTGCCGCCGGAGTTCATCGCGTTTCCCGGCGACGCGTAGGGCGAACGTTTTCAGCCACGGACGGACCGC
This Longimicrobium sp. DNA region includes the following protein-coding sequences:
- a CDS encoding Uma2 family endonuclease; this encodes MPALSSDVRVTIDEYLDGIELAMEFREYVDGCIRTVAPTTLEHALLVTSIGTVLNGAARREGCQILRRGMLIGAAGGDVFSPDVMAYCGEPRVARHDGGTDLLLNPVLLVEIVSPESEGYERGRKWQGYRSIPSLQEYLLVAEEEPRVERFTRHGEHFWLYGETTGLDGEIQLESLNVTLKLADIYDGVLPADSGREE
- the pdhA gene encoding pyruvate dehydrogenase (acetyl-transferring) E1 component subunit alpha; the protein is MADENTQVIAQAEDQAPEAAVQEAAPDREAMTAEKPALSDEERLQGLEPEKLRKMMYDMLLARRFEEKVAEAYALGKIGGFCHLYIGQEAVAVGAIHAQTPEDYVMTAYREHVHALQCGVTPGAVMAELYGRADGCSKGKGGSMHMFDAEKNYLGGHGIVGGQIPLALGVAWKIKYRQEERVIQVYCGEAAVNQGAFHESLNMAALWKVPMILIVENNRFGMGTAWERASSLYDIYQKATAYAMPSAVADGMDVLDMYRVTKEAVDRARAGGGPTLIEARTYRFVGHSMSDPVSGVYRTKEDVEKEKGNDPIRIFADLLARQNILSQEELEQMDEEVKRVSEESADFAEKSPEPAVDELYTEIYATEDVNGRLYFDGRR
- a CDS encoding four helix bundle protein, which encodes MVWQKAKGLSVHVYRVTASGPFARDLGLRTQIQRAAVSVMSNIAEGFDRNSRAEFARFLAIARGSAGEVRSQVYLASELGYIDEATSRALLRECIEITRMLVGLRKRLGA
- a CDS encoding pyruvate dehydrogenase complex E1 component subunit beta, which produces MAVITYREALNQALAEEMARDPDVFLMGEEVGVYNGAYKVSKGLLEKFGEMRVVDTPITELGFAGLGVGAAMTGVRPVIEFMTWNFAILAFDQIFNSAAKMRSMSGGQFKMPITFRGPTGAALQLAAQHSQALESQVAHYPGVKVVVPGTPADAKGLLKAAIRDDDPVCVFEGEMLYNLKGEVPEDDDFIIPLGVADLKRQGSDVSIITHGKMIHVALQAAAQLEKNGIDAEVLDLRSLRPLDTDAILATVAKTNRVVLLEEGWAFGGITATIAALIQEEAFDHLDAPVLRVTQADVPMPYAKAMERAAKPSVEMVIQKVNQVLYR
- a CDS encoding pyruvate dehydrogenase complex dihydrolipoamide acetyltransferase codes for the protein MATKVYMEALSPTMEEGRLISWLKNEGDDVKEGDVLAEVETDKATMELVARGSGVLRKRLIGDGETSPVGTMIAVIAGADEDVSSLTGGADAKPSPAPAAATGEASPPAASQAGSAAQDEAGAPQADASPTPTSDAKPQATSAEAQPSTVSAEGGADGGRVKASPLARKLAAEAGMQIGAVQGSGPGGRIVKRDIEEAVARGGTPAAAAAPAAPAEAAQPQVPAPAPVPVSTDARFRAHPLTQMRKTIARRLAQSIGPVPTFYLTIEVDMGQAMSLRGRINERFAKEGVKTSPNDLVIKAVAVALRRHPFVNAAWTGDAIHLFEQVHIGVAVAIDEGLITPVIRDADLKGISDISREVKELAGRAREKKLKPEEFTGSTFSISNLGMFGIEEFTAIINPPEAAILAVGAITPKVVVDDDGNMAIRQRMRVTLSCDHRVIDGATGAAFLQTLKQYLEDPMLMIA
- a CDS encoding S9 family peptidase, whose product is MRIYALALLLLAAPAAAQQPRQLTAQDYARAERFLGANTAPLVSGIAARPTWLEDGRFWYRATTPGGSAFFVVDPARRTREALFDPTRLASALAAVSGRPVQAGQIPPFELAKDSRSITVRAQNRQWSCDLQAYTCAPADSSAAAPGAPENSSVSPDGRWAVFIRDFNLWAKELSTGAETQLTRDGTREFGYATNNAGWTHGDDPVLTWSPDSRQIATFQHDARGTSDMYLVSTNVGEPRLEAWKYPLPGDSVIFRIHRVIIGRGADGRPQVVRLNMPADAHRSTVSDHVQCGGGTLCDVQWYPDGSHVAFVSSSRDHKTAWFRVANARTGEVRTLFEERSNTQVGDAAFTENLWRVLPGSNELIWWSQRDNWTHLYLYDLATGRLKNRITTGEGNVVDIVRVDERTRTIYFMGQGREQGRDPYFQHLYRVGFDGRGLRLLTPENANHTVSLSPDGRYVVDTYSTPDTPPVTVLRDMTGRVLQTLERADISRLLATGWRPPTPIRMKGRDGTTDIYGLMYTPSNLDSTRTYPIVNHIYPGPQSGSVGSRSFSPARGDSHALAELGFIVVQIDGMGTPGRSKAFADAYYGRMGDNTLPDQIAGMRELARRHRFIDIDRVGIWGHSGGGFATAAAMFRHPDFFDVGVSQSGNHDNRNYEDDWGERYHAMLVKNGETDNYAQEANQTHAANLRGRLLLAHGGMDDNVPPYNTLLVADALIKAGKDFDLLVFPNARHGYGADNNYMMRRRWDYFVRHLMGAEPPRDYQIGRPRPASD
- a CDS encoding ABA4-like family protein, whose product is MYLFLYNVAGIAMLGWLLLIVLPSWRVTRWIAERSIFPVFLSVLYLAGILPLVAQLGPGIMRDFGSAEGVIRLLANPDVALVAWIHILAFDQAVALMIYRDNMADRQLPLPVQSIVLVFTLMFGPLGYVGYLALRRLSRGRREALAQPAETELAVGIVSAERGLAAAGREAFGRVMAVYRRERVLSALGVLGIVLGLGCAAAIGIRGGEFVAPEGHLQKAMTFDIAVGIYLLTLVLCLPLARFSPRGLATWRGFSVVLTLYAYLVETVQIARGLDPRFSKVAPVRDQILGGVFFLTALGMIVLFAVLAWKILRRRMDGADAPLLLALRYGAASTFAAFAAGLWMSAVQGSRAGSGASILPLHAAGFHGLQALPLVAILLTWAAVGAARARPWIHAAGIAWLAAVAAIAWQTVQGRAILDASPAMALAAGSLLAWVLVAALAARTWLHAGSRQARAMRPAAA
- a CDS encoding PPC domain-containing protein, with the protein product MIMMQRGAAGIAAACLMAACAPPSAGGLQMQPGTAPPIRVGQTVQGSLADTNPAGLERGRFDAYRFDATAGQQLVATMESDTFDTYLTLGRLYGPVMDVVDSDDDGGSGGDGTNSRMRFTVPATGAYVLIAQSFTEEGRGAYTLSLAQAPVPTTGASQAITPGQPVTGQIAATDNVSDEDDAFYDAYTFTGRAGQRIAITLESGDFDTFLRVGRMEGANFEELESDDDGAGGEGTNSMLRMTLEEDGQYVIRVSPLGEGTGAYTLRLEERAAVRGPQPAQPLQAGVRAQGVLDEDDAVLEADNSYYDLWSYQGREGEALKIQMMSDDFDTYVAIGRMVNGTWEEVASMDDGGEGTNTLLEVTLPATGEYVIRANSFGAEETGDYTLLVETSRSR
- a CDS encoding RNA 2'-phosphotransferase; the encoded protein is MDRSLVRASKFLSLVLRHRPEEVGIDLDEAGWVDVDVLLDACARAGVTLDRPMLDRVVAENDKQRFAFSDDGQRIRASQGHSVRVELGLQPQTPPEVLYHGTASKSVEAIRREGLRPGRRTHVHLSLDERTAEAVGGRHGRPVVLRVKAGRMHAAGHAFYQSENGVWLADAVPPEFIAFPGDA